Proteins encoded in a region of the Vitis riparia cultivar Riparia Gloire de Montpellier isolate 1030 chromosome 7, EGFV_Vit.rip_1.0, whole genome shotgun sequence genome:
- the LOC117917359 gene encoding uncharacterized protein LOC117917359 — translation MQRLLRVASTRERISFIQSGLADGGMRPIDGVITFPSIDPNRVLQPHQDAFILTLGINDFDIGFPPFALENPGRILSGFNGVSTTSLGYVMLPVQAEPVILNVQFSVVEDLSPFNAIMGCTWLHGMKVIPSTYHQVVSYVTEDGKINFYGSQLAARQCYQVAHESIATGDNEPSMKPADAVEQ, via the exons ATGCAAAGGTTACTTCGAGTTGCCTCCACACGAGAGCGGATTAGCTTCATCCAATCCGGATTGGCTGATGGGGGCATGCGCCCAATAGATGGGGTAATCACCTTTCCCTCAATAGACCCCAACCGAGTGTTACAACCACATCAAGACGCCTTCATCCTGACATTGGGTATCAATGATTTCGAT ATAGGGTTCCCACCATTCGCCTTAGAAAATCCCGGGCGGATATTGTCAGGATTCAATGGAGTTTCAACCACCTCTTTGGGATATGTCATGCTACCCGTCCAAGCCGAACCAGTTATCTTGAATGTGCAATTTTCAGTGGTAGAAGACTTGTCCCCTTTCAACGCCATCATGGGGTGCACATGGCTACATGGCATGAAGGTCATCCCCTCTACGTATCACCAAGTGGTAAGTTATGTAACTGAGGATGGAAAGATCAACTTCTATGGAAGCCAGTTGGCAGCACGCCAATGTTATCAAGTAGCGCATGAGTCCATAGCCACTGGCGATAATGAACCATCCATGAAACCAGCGGACGCGGTTGAACAATAG